In the genome of Pelobacter seleniigenes DSM 18267, one region contains:
- a CDS encoding sigma-54-dependent transcriptional regulator, with amino-acid sequence MAKTKALYPERPVLMIDDELPWLRSMTMSLKSVAGITNIHQCQDSRKALNLLTQDSYSLVLLDLTMPHTSGEELLRRIRETYPQTPVIIISGMNQIETAIRCVKEGAEDFYVKTDERERIINGIQKVLKQNRLEQEIRQLSDSLLQGKRQQHPAFASIVTRSSKMHSIFNYLQAVANSVEPILIGGESGTGKELITKSLHQLCHPDKPLIAVNVAGLDDMMFSDTLFGHIRGAFTGAEQTRLGMIEKAANGILFLDEIGDLSMASQVKLLRLLQEGEYYPLGSDQPRLSKARILVATNQKLAQKEAEGSFRRDLLYRLHAHRVELPPLRERKEDLPLLLEHFLQEAATILGKPVPTYPAELITLLATYHFPGNIRELRAMVHDAVSVHGKGVLSMQRFKEAIGQELPEHGPSVVTPVGQQVKVRFSDTLPTLKEVSRLLIEEAMQRAQGNQSIAARMLGITHQALNQRLKKMED; translated from the coding sequence AGGACAGTCGCAAGGCTTTGAACCTGCTGACCCAGGACAGCTACAGCCTGGTGCTGTTGGATCTGACCATGCCCCATACCAGCGGAGAAGAGCTGCTCAGACGAATCCGGGAGACCTACCCGCAAACACCGGTCATCATCATCAGCGGAATGAACCAGATCGAAACCGCGATCCGCTGTGTCAAGGAGGGCGCTGAAGATTTCTATGTCAAGACCGATGAGCGGGAACGTATCATCAACGGCATCCAGAAAGTCCTGAAACAGAATCGCCTGGAGCAGGAAATCCGGCAGCTCTCGGATTCGCTGCTCCAGGGCAAACGACAACAACACCCCGCGTTCGCTTCAATCGTCACTAGAAGTTCCAAGATGCATAGTATCTTCAACTATCTACAGGCGGTTGCCAACAGTGTGGAGCCGATTCTGATCGGTGGGGAGAGCGGCACCGGCAAAGAACTGATTACTAAATCCTTGCACCAGCTCTGTCATCCAGACAAGCCGCTGATCGCCGTCAACGTCGCCGGCCTTGACGATATGATGTTCAGCGATACCCTGTTCGGCCATATCAGGGGGGCGTTCACCGGCGCCGAACAAACCCGGCTGGGGATGATCGAAAAAGCCGCCAACGGTATCCTGTTTCTTGACGAAATCGGCGATCTCTCCATGGCTTCGCAGGTCAAATTGCTGAGACTGCTGCAGGAAGGTGAATATTATCCCCTCGGCAGCGATCAACCCCGACTGAGCAAAGCACGCATCCTGGTGGCAACCAATCAGAAGCTGGCGCAGAAAGAAGCAGAGGGAAGCTTTCGCAGGGATCTGCTCTATCGCCTGCATGCCCATCGCGTCGAGCTGCCACCGCTGCGCGAGCGGAAAGAAGATCTCCCGCTGCTCCTTGAGCATTTCCTGCAGGAAGCGGCAACAATCCTGGGCAAACCCGTGCCGACGTATCCGGCGGAACTGATCACGCTTCTGGCAACCTATCATTTTCCCGGCAATATTCGTGAGTTGCGGGCCATGGTTCACGACGCCGTCAGTGTTCACGGCAAAGGGGTGCTCTCCATGCAGAGGTTCAAGGAAGCCATCGGCCAGGAGCTCCCGGAACATGGTCCAAGTGTAGTCACCCCGGTTGGCCAACAGGTCAAGGTCCGCTTCAGCGACACCCTGCCAACCCTGAAGGAGGTCAGCCGGTTACTGATTGAGGAAGCCATGCAACGGGCGCAGGGCAACCAATCCATTGCGGCCAGAATGCTCGGCATTACTCATCAGGCCTTAAATCAGCGCCTGAAAAAAATGGAGGATTGA